The genomic window CCCTTTCCCTTACCTGTGTTTCTAGTATCACACAAAGGGTCAAAACGTCTGCGCCTTTATTGTGGATTAGTAGAACACAAACAGCAGTGACAGTGACAGAGGCGGCCCCGGCACGGAGGGCCGGCCCCTGCCTGGAGCAGGACTGCACAGCGCCAGCTCTGGGCGAGGCCAGCTCGGCTGGCCCTGGCACCACAGGCATGACCTTGGCCACAGCTCAGCAGTGGAAGGGCTCTTGGACAGGGCGCTTGCTGGGACGCCGGCTGCGGCTCTGGTCACAGGACAATCTTGAAGGAGCTGAGCAAGGGAAGAGTGGGTCGGGTTTTCTGCTGCAAGTGGAGGGGAGACACTAACCCCAAACTGGGCCACCTCCTCCCTAAGACCCTGTGGAATGGGCGGACCCATGTCTGGCCGGCCCCTTTGGGAGAGCAGCCCTGAGACCCTGAGAGGAGCTGGGGCTTTCTCTGCCCGGCTGCCACCTCTCATCCCAACATCCCAGGCCCGAATGCAGCAGACAGGGACCCAGAGGTCACCAGAAAGCGGGGCGACCGCGACCCTTATACCTGGCGAAGTCCGGTGAGCGGGAGATGACGTGCTGGAACTCCGAGAGGTTGATGGTGCCGTCCCGGTCGATGTCCGACTCTTCCAGAATCTGGAAGAGGGAGAGCTTAGGGCCAAGTCCTCGCCCTTCCCTCCCGCGCTCCCTGGCCCGGCCCGGCCACTCACGTTGTCGATGAGCTGTTTCATCTCTGAAGCACTAAGCCGTGTGTCCTCGCCCTGTCCCGTGAGGCAGTTCACGAGTTGGCTCAGGTCTTCTCGGTTCAGGGTTCCATCATCATCAAAGTCTACGGACAGACATGGGAAGCCGGAAGGAATGTGGTCGGCGGGCACTCCGAGGCTCCACAAGGGACCCCCGGCTCCCGAGCAGCAAACCACCCCCTGGACCACGCAGGACAGGCCATGTCCTCCAGGCTGCTCCTGGCCCTCACCGAAGATGCGGAAGGCATAGTGGGACTTGATATCTGGGGTCGCTGTGTCACTGAACACACTGAGGAGGTCCAGGAAGT from Suricata suricatta isolate VVHF042 chromosome 9, meerkat_22Aug2017_6uvM2_HiC, whole genome shotgun sequence includes these protein-coding regions:
- the CIB1 gene encoding calcium and integrin-binding protein 1, translated to MGGSGSRLSKELLAEYQDLTFLTKQEIILAHRRFCELLPQEHRSMEESLQIRVSLEQILSLPELKANPFKERICKVFSTSPARDSLSFEDFLDLLSVFSDTATPDIKSHYAFRIFDFDDDGTLNREDLSQLVNCLTGQGEDTRLSASEMKQLIDNILEESDIDRDGTINLSEFQHVISRSPDFASSFKIVL